In Gopherus flavomarginatus isolate rGopFla2 chromosome 1, rGopFla2.mat.asm, whole genome shotgun sequence, a single genomic region encodes these proteins:
- the MRPL57 gene encoding ribosomal protein 63, mitochondrial, with amino-acid sequence MFLTTALLRKRIPGKQWIGKYRRPRVVTLSMKRSVIQRLEVEAENEYWLSRPYMTPEQEYKHNAERRLAKWEALKSQIISKFPEHRYVADHLNHLNVTKKWTNS; translated from the coding sequence ATGTTTCTGACCACAGCGCTACTCCGAAAAAGGATTCCTGGGAAACAATGGATTGGAAAATACAGAAGACCAAGAGTGGTTACTCTTTCAATGAAGCGTTCAGTGATtcaaaggctggaagttgaagctgagAATGAATATTGGCTGAGTCGACCATATATGACACCAGAGCAGGAATATAAACATAATGCAGAGCGGAGACTTGCAAAATGGGAGGCCTTGAAAAGCCAGATAATATCTAAGTTTCCTGAACATAGATACGTTGCGGATCATTTGAATCACTTGAATGTGACTA